The Erigeron canadensis isolate Cc75 chromosome 4, C_canadensis_v1, whole genome shotgun sequence genome window below encodes:
- the LOC122594829 gene encoding equilibrative nucleotide transporter 8-like: MEVLQTISKPKTPFYDEDPKDRYQLAYIIHFLLGAGYLVPWNAFITAVDYFQYLYPTKHINKVFSVGYMSAAVTVLFTLMFWSRSSRVKLPSVRTRMNLGQGLFILALMVAPVTDWVEHGNQTTTGSNFAFVVLVTMVMISGLADGLVGGSLVGATGELPGRYMQAVFAGNATAGLLVSILRIITKASLPHTRKGLRISTQIYFVVSSLFVLLCVICTNVLDKLPIIRSYRNRKHIDPTPHMSINSNFWEVVKKIRWPVTTVFLIYVVSLSIFPGYLSENVKSAHLKDWYPIYLITAFNVGDFLGKCLTAVYVPKESKGAIWCCMARVLFYPLFVGCIHGPKWMHSEVPVIVLTLMLGTSNGYLTSVLMILAPKSVPIEESEAVGIAMETFLVVGLVLGSAFGWLWNL, from the exons ATGGAGGTTTTACAAACAATTTCAAAGCCAAAAACACCTTTTTACGATGAAGATCCAAAAGACCGATATCAACTGGCATACATAATCCACTTTTTACTTGGTGCCGGTTATTTGGTTCCATGGAATGCATTTATTACGGCGGTTGATTACTTTCAATACTTATACCCAACTAAACATATCAACAAGGTGTTTTCAGTTGGGTATATGTCGGCCGCGGTAACTGTGCTTTTTACCCTTATGTTTTGGTCAAGGTCTAGCCGGGTTAAGCTGCCTTCGGTTCGAACCCGGATGAATTTGGGTCAGGGTTTGTTTATTTTGGCTTTGATGGTTGCACCGGTGACCGATTGGGTTGAACATGGGAACCAGACCACAACCGGGTCGAATTTCGCGTTTGTTGTTCTTGTTACTATGGTTATGATTAGTGGGTTGGCTGATGGTCTTGTTGGTGGCAGTTTAGTCGGAGCCACTGGTGAACTTCCTGGTCGATACATGCAGGCTGTTTTTGCCGGCAATGCCACCGCCG GACTTCTTGTGTCGATTTTAAGAATTATAACAAAGGCGTCGCTGCCACACACTCGAAAGGGACTAAGAATTAGTACACAGATCTATTTTGTGGTTAGCTCACTATTTGTACTTCTATGTGTGATATGCACAAATGTTCTAGACAAACTACCGATTATTAGATCCTACCGCAATAGAAAACACATTGATCCGACTCCACACATGTCAATCAACTCAAATTTTtgggaagtggtgaagaagatcCGATGGCCAGTAACAACGGTTTTCCTAATCTACGTGGTTTCTTTGTCGATTTTCCCAGGGTATTTGAGTGAAAACGTTAAATCCGCACATTTAAAGGATTGGTATCCTATTTATCTGATAACCGCGTTTAATGTGGGTGATTTTTTGGGCAAGTGCTTAACAGCGGTTTATGTGCCAAAAGAGAGTAAGGGGGCCATATGGTGTTGTATGGCCCGAGTGTTGTTTTATCCGCTTTTTGTGGGTTGTATTCACGGACCCAAATGGATGCATAGTGAGGTTCCGGTGATAGTTTTGACCTTGATGCTTGGTACGAGCAACGGGTACTTGACTAGTGTGCTTATGATCCTTGCACCCAAGTCGGTTCCGATTGAGGAATCTGAGGCTGTTGGGATTGCTATGGAGACGTTTTTAGTTGTTGGTTTAGTTTTAGGCTCGGCTTTTGGTTGGCTATGGAACCTCTGA
- the LOC122595453 gene encoding protein LURP-one-related 5, with the protein MKNDNMVIVEEGFVYEKETHLTVMKTSLFFSGDGFAVYDCNGQLVFRVDSYGPDARDSGELVLMDPNGRCLLTVRRKRPSLHQRWEGFLGERREGEKPIFSVRRSSIIGRSNMTVELFNDKTEEFQIEGHFGNRNCTIFDSAKETVAEIRRKVDATTNVMLGKDVFSLTLKPGFDGAFAMGLVLVLDQINGDDDGDGDQDHNEDGVVDDHNQDPTIEERHLSS; encoded by the exons aTGAAAAACGATAATATGGTAATTGTTGAAGAAGGATTTGTGTACGAAAAGGAAACACATCTTACGGTTATGAAAACTTCACTTTTTTTCTCTGGCGATGGTTTTGCTGTTTACGATTGCAACGGTCAACTTGTTTTCCGAGTTGACTCGTATGGTCCGGATGCCCGTGATTCGGGTGAACTCGTTCTCATGGATCCCAACGGTCGATGCCTCCTTACTGTCCGCCGTAAg AGGCCAAGTCTACACCAACGTTGGGAAGGCTTTTTAGGCGAAAGGAGAGAAGGGGAAAAACCGATATTTAGCGTAAGGCGTTCGTCGATAATTGGACGATCAAACATGACGGTCGAGTTGTTCAACGATAAAACGGAAGAGTTTCAAATCGAAGGCCATTTTGGTAACCGAAATTGTACGATATTCGATTCAGCAAAAGAAACAGTGGCTGAAATTAGACGTAAAGTAGATGCTACAACAAATGTGATGCTTGGAAAAGACGTATTCTCGCTAACATTGAAACCGGGGTTTGATGGTGCATTTGCGATGGGATTGGTTTTAGTTCTTGACCAAATCAACGGTGATGATGATGGCGATGGAGATCAAGATCATAATGAAGATGGTGTTGTCGATGATCATAATCAAGACCCTACCATCGAAGAGCGTCATTTGTCGTCTTGA